The Xanthocytophaga agilis genome has a window encoding:
- a CDS encoding NAD(P)-dependent alcohol dehydrogenase yields MEISKVTKSVKAFGTEAADAPLKSLTIQRRNAAAYDVEIEILYCGVCHSDLHTARNEWHGSVYPVVPGHEIVGRVTRVGDRVTKFKAGDLAAVGCMVDSCRECEHCKEGLEQYCIPGFTGTYNDLDKHLGTRTYGGYSESIVVDEHFILRVPENLDLAATAPLLCAGITTYSPLKHWNVGPGKRVGVVGIGGLGHMAIKLAKAMGAHVIAFTTSESKFEEAKRLGADETVLSKDPEQMKKYAGSLHFIIDAVSAQHDMNAYLRLLKVDGTIALVGAPEHSLPVHAFSVIPGRKSLAGSMIGGIAETQEMLDFCAAHNIVSDIELITMDQINKAYERMLKGDVRYRFVIDMASLKNATGA; encoded by the coding sequence ATGGAAATCAGTAAAGTTACAAAAAGTGTAAAAGCCTTTGGTACAGAGGCTGCAGATGCACCCTTAAAATCACTTACCATTCAGAGAAGAAATGCTGCAGCATATGATGTTGAGATTGAAATTTTGTATTGTGGTGTTTGTCATTCTGATTTACATACTGCCCGCAACGAATGGCATGGTTCTGTTTATCCGGTTGTACCTGGCCATGAAATTGTTGGTAGAGTAACCCGTGTTGGTGATCGTGTTACCAAGTTTAAGGCAGGAGATCTGGCAGCTGTAGGATGTATGGTAGATTCCTGTCGTGAGTGTGAACATTGCAAAGAGGGTCTGGAGCAGTATTGTATTCCTGGATTTACCGGAACATATAACGATCTCGACAAACATTTGGGAACTCGAACATATGGTGGCTATTCAGAGAGTATTGTGGTAGATGAGCACTTTATATTGCGTGTACCTGAAAATCTGGATCTGGCTGCAACTGCTCCATTATTGTGTGCAGGTATAACAACATATTCACCACTGAAACACTGGAATGTAGGACCTGGCAAAAGAGTAGGAGTAGTAGGCATTGGCGGCCTTGGGCACATGGCAATTAAACTGGCTAAAGCGATGGGGGCACATGTAATAGCTTTTACTACCTCTGAGTCAAAGTTCGAAGAGGCCAAACGTCTGGGCGCAGATGAAACAGTGCTTTCCAAAGATCCGGAACAGATGAAAAAATATGCAGGGAGTCTGCATTTTATCATTGATGCCGTCTCTGCACAACATGATATGAATGCATACCTGCGATTGCTTAAAGTAGATGGAACCATTGCCCTGGTTGGTGCGCCCGAACATTCTCTTCCCGTACATGCTTTTAGCGTGATTCCAGGTCGAAAAAGCCTTGCTGGTTCTATGATTGGCGGCATTGCTGAAACTCAGGAAATGCTGGATTTTTGTGCAGCGCACAATATCGTTTCAGATATCGAACTAATTACTATGGATCAAATCAATAAAGCATACGAACGCATGCTGAAGGGTGATGTTCGCTATCGTTTTGTAATTGATATGGCTTCGCTCAAAAATGCTACTGGAGCATAA
- a CDS encoding sensor histidine kinase, which translates to MARFSALIPYRQVWAQSAFWIGYFLFEWLNTGAYLDNFQQSLCLITLQIPLLIVAGYWNLFVTIRHFLLSGRTTGFWVSLIASILVFGLLRRYINYTWYYPAYNIPGLEKPFLYWPKILAESMQLHLVVALFVVVDLVRHALNQQRLSERYKREKLAAEYHLLQSQVQPHFLFNTLNNLTSVSMHQPARLPHLLHGLAGLLSYQLHESNRSTVPLNKEIAYLNDYISLEQIRYGERLDVQTNFHELTNWSELMIPPMLLLPFVENAFKHGAARSETNCWIQLNLTQTGNRLVFSVENSVVDECPTIPTTGLGLANLRKRLEILFPNNYELVTLQEDSQFLAVLKFTIN; encoded by the coding sequence ATGGCTCGTTTTAGTGCATTAATACCTTACAGGCAAGTGTGGGCCCAAAGCGCTTTCTGGATAGGTTACTTTCTATTTGAATGGCTGAATACAGGGGCTTATCTGGATAACTTTCAGCAAAGCTTGTGTCTGATTACGTTGCAAATTCCCCTATTAATTGTAGCAGGATACTGGAATCTTTTTGTTACAATCCGACACTTTTTACTCTCTGGCCGAACAACAGGCTTTTGGGTGAGTCTAATTGCAAGTATATTGGTTTTTGGACTGCTTCGCCGCTATATTAATTACACGTGGTATTATCCGGCTTATAATATACCTGGCTTAGAGAAACCTTTCTTGTATTGGCCTAAAATACTCGCTGAATCCATGCAACTACATTTGGTAGTAGCCCTATTTGTTGTGGTAGATCTGGTACGGCATGCCCTTAATCAGCAACGATTAAGTGAGAGATATAAGCGAGAGAAGCTTGCAGCAGAATACCATTTGCTGCAATCACAGGTACAACCTCACTTTTTGTTCAATACACTCAATAACCTGACTTCAGTGTCCATGCATCAGCCAGCTCGACTACCTCATTTACTGCATGGACTGGCAGGTTTATTAAGTTATCAGTTACATGAGAGCAATCGATCTACAGTACCTTTGAATAAAGAAATAGCCTATTTAAATGACTATATCTCACTGGAACAGATTCGGTATGGGGAACGACTGGATGTACAGACAAACTTTCATGAGCTCACAAATTGGTCTGAACTTATGATTCCGCCTATGTTGCTGTTACCATTTGTCGAAAATGCGTTCAAACACGGAGCTGCACGATCTGAAACGAACTGCTGGATACAATTGAATCTGACGCAAACAGGTAATCGCCTGGTCTTTTCTGTTGAAAATTCAGTGGTAGATGAATGCCCAACCATTCCTACAACAGGTTTAGGATTAGCTAACCTGAGAAAAAGACTGGAGATTCTCTTTCCAAATAATTACGAATTAGTTACACTACAAGAAGATAGTCAGTTTCTGGCAGTCTTAAAATTCACTATAAACTAA
- a CDS encoding LytTR family DNA-binding domain-containing protein, whose protein sequence is MAIRCFVLDDEPLATNLLQDYISRLPDLELVGISNSPSQALGTLQQMMVDVIFLDIQMPRLTGFDLLRPLSYRPKVIFTTAFREYALESYEFDVVDFLVKPISFERFLQSIGKLYRFSAVPFTQPEVQEQPNTTRDYQYFKVDKEMVRLYLDDILWIESLKDYVRIHTVSGSLVSYLRISYLEEKLPPNRFIRIHKSFIVALNHVQAVSATYIRVNNVEIPIGRIYKAKLDEILQKK, encoded by the coding sequence ATGGCTATTCGTTGTTTTGTACTAGATGATGAACCTCTGGCAACTAATCTGCTGCAGGATTATATAAGCCGGTTACCAGATCTCGAGCTGGTAGGTATATCCAACAGTCCCAGCCAGGCGTTAGGAACCTTGCAGCAAATGATGGTTGATGTGATATTTCTGGATATTCAAATGCCCCGCCTGACAGGGTTTGACTTGTTACGTCCCTTGAGCTACAGACCTAAGGTAATTTTTACGACAGCCTTTAGAGAATACGCGCTGGAAAGTTATGAGTTTGACGTAGTGGATTTTCTGGTAAAACCCATCTCCTTTGAACGCTTCCTGCAATCTATAGGCAAGCTCTATCGATTTTCAGCAGTGCCATTCACTCAGCCAGAAGTACAGGAGCAACCCAATACCACAAGAGACTATCAGTATTTTAAAGTAGATAAAGAAATGGTGAGGCTCTATTTGGATGACATACTATGGATCGAAAGCCTGAAAGATTATGTTCGTATTCATACGGTTTCAGGATCATTGGTTTCTTATCTACGTATTAGTTACCTGGAAGAAAAACTTCCTCCTAATCGTTTTATACGAATACATAAGTCATTTATCGTTGCACTCAATCATGTACAGGCTGTAAGTGCAACGTATATCCGCGTTAACAATGTAGAAATACCTATCGGTCGAATATACAAAGCAAAGCTGGATGAAATTCTTCAGAAGAAGTGA
- a CDS encoding Na+/H+ antiporter codes for MQTLFVQYVSLILIILALVMLANKLRLAYPIVLVLGGLALSFTKAFSHVVIDPELIFFIFLPPLLYEAAWQTSWKEFWRWRRVITSFAFPIVILTSCVVAFASYLLIPGFTLALGFLLGGIVSPPDAISATTIMRQVKVPRSLVSIIEGESLLNDASSLVVFRFALVAVTTGQFYFSEAVGSFFLVIILGTLIGLVIGLIFYAIYMWLPTTPSIEVVLSLLAPYCMYYFAEHFHYSGVLAVVAGGLLLSNRRQNMLTYQGRVQSPNVWSTIGFVLNGLVFLLIGLQLPTITSQIKEVSLGQAIWYGLAISLVLIITRLLCSLGASLFTRFMKHFITVADPNPGWKIPIIFGWAGMRGVVSLAAALSVPLLLDKTHPFPYRDLILFITFIVILVTLVFQGMTMPWIIRKVNPEDRYTTIPESRQEIIIQKKMAMASLQFLEEQYSDQLPLNEHINNLYARLKLDLAFFNQELNESEDSKENSLKSFQRIYLEILQKQRDYLHQMNHRAEFDEDLIRKYLSLIDLEEMKVREKLLQELDV; via the coding sequence ATGCAAACCCTTTTTGTTCAATACGTTTCTCTTATTCTGATTATTCTGGCACTAGTCATGCTTGCCAACAAGCTTCGTCTGGCATATCCAATTGTACTGGTATTGGGAGGACTGGCACTGAGTTTTACAAAAGCATTTTCACATGTTGTTATAGATCCGGAACTGATCTTTTTTATTTTTCTGCCTCCTTTACTCTATGAGGCTGCCTGGCAAACTTCCTGGAAAGAATTCTGGCGCTGGAGACGTGTAATTACCAGTTTCGCTTTTCCGATTGTGATTCTTACTTCCTGTGTAGTGGCATTTGCTTCTTATTTACTTATTCCAGGTTTTACACTGGCATTGGGCTTTTTGTTGGGAGGTATTGTTTCCCCTCCGGATGCAATCTCAGCTACAACCATTATGCGCCAGGTGAAAGTACCTCGATCACTGGTTAGTATTATTGAAGGTGAAAGTCTTCTGAATGATGCATCCTCTTTGGTTGTATTTCGCTTTGCATTGGTTGCCGTTACTACAGGACAATTTTATTTTTCCGAAGCTGTTGGTAGCTTTTTCCTCGTGATTATATTGGGAACACTCATAGGATTGGTAATCGGATTGATTTTCTATGCTATATATATGTGGTTACCTACCACACCCAGTATAGAGGTTGTGCTGAGTTTACTTGCTCCTTACTGTATGTATTACTTTGCTGAGCATTTTCACTATTCCGGGGTTTTAGCTGTCGTTGCCGGAGGCCTTCTATTATCCAATAGACGTCAGAATATGCTTACCTATCAGGGACGTGTGCAAAGTCCCAATGTATGGTCAACAATTGGTTTTGTTCTCAATGGATTGGTATTCTTACTTATAGGACTTCAGTTACCTACAATTACCAGCCAGATCAAAGAAGTAAGTTTGGGTCAGGCTATTTGGTACGGGTTAGCCATTTCGCTGGTATTAATTATCACAAGACTTCTGTGTTCACTGGGCGCTTCTCTTTTTACCAGATTCATGAAGCACTTTATTACTGTGGCAGATCCGAACCCAGGGTGGAAAATACCTATTATTTTCGGATGGGCTGGGATGCGGGGTGTAGTGTCACTTGCTGCAGCGCTGTCTGTTCCTCTACTTCTCGATAAAACGCACCCATTTCCTTACCGTGATCTGATATTGTTTATCACCTTTATTGTAATTCTGGTAACTCTTGTTTTTCAGGGAATGACTATGCCCTGGATAATCCGGAAAGTCAATCCGGAAGACCGATATACTACCATTCCTGAATCCAGACAAGAGATTATTATTCAGAAGAAAATGGCAATGGCCTCTTTACAGTTTTTAGAAGAGCAATACAGTGATCAGTTGCCTTTGAATGAGCACATCAATAATCTCTATGCCCGATTAAAACTGGATTTGGCCTTTTTTAACCAGGAGTTGAATGAATCAGAAGATTCAAAAGAGAATTCATTGAAGAGTTTTCAGCGTATTTACCTGGAAATACTTCAAAAACAAAGAGATTACCTTCACCAGATGAATCACCGTGCAGAATTTGACGAAGACCTGATCCGGAAATATCTTTCATTGATAGATCTGGAAGAAATGAAGGTTCGGGAGAAGTTATTGCAGGAATTAGATGTGTAA
- a CDS encoding cytochrome-c peroxidase, giving the protein MKPLSFRIVQWYCVLVCINSMLLGSCSDQPKVTPVDLYALNVPANFPDPVFAFKDNLITKEGFELGRLLFYEPRLSRTGTVSCGTCHRQMFAFADHGHDVSHGVNDKVGFRNTPAIQNLAFQSEFFWDGGVSHIDLVPLNAIENTQEMDEKLVNVLQKLNANPTYKKQFKTIFGKDTITSDLMLRALAQFTGMLISSNSRYDNYIRHENGVEFTKEEKAGLQLFKQKCASCHATDLFTDHSYRNNGLDETPVDYGREQITGNVADRAKFKVPSLRNVERTSPYMHDGRFRTLQSVLNHYVSGVKYSPTLDPVLTQNEQPGILLTESEKKEIIAFLKTLTDPTFLVDTRFVDPLGTSDQK; this is encoded by the coding sequence ATGAAACCACTATCCTTTCGCATAGTCCAATGGTATTGTGTACTGGTGTGTATCAATAGCATGCTTCTTGGCAGTTGTAGCGATCAACCAAAGGTAACACCTGTAGATCTCTATGCATTAAATGTTCCTGCTAACTTCCCTGATCCTGTCTTTGCTTTTAAGGATAATCTTATTACTAAGGAAGGGTTTGAACTTGGCCGGTTATTGTTTTACGAACCCCGGCTTTCCAGAACAGGCACTGTTTCCTGTGGTACGTGTCACAGACAAATGTTTGCGTTTGCAGATCATGGGCATGATGTGAGTCATGGCGTTAATGACAAAGTAGGATTTCGTAATACACCAGCTATTCAGAATCTGGCCTTTCAATCTGAGTTTTTTTGGGATGGTGGAGTAAGTCATATTGATCTGGTCCCCTTAAATGCTATTGAGAATACCCAGGAGATGGATGAAAAACTTGTGAATGTTCTACAAAAGCTGAATGCAAATCCTACTTATAAAAAACAATTTAAGACTATTTTCGGAAAAGATACTATCACTTCGGATCTGATGTTACGTGCACTGGCTCAATTTACAGGCATGTTGATTTCCTCTAATTCACGGTATGACAACTATATACGTCACGAAAATGGAGTAGAATTTACAAAGGAGGAAAAAGCAGGATTACAGTTATTTAAACAAAAATGTGCCAGTTGTCATGCCACTGATTTGTTCACAGATCACTCCTATCGAAACAACGGCCTAGATGAAACGCCTGTAGATTATGGAAGGGAACAGATTACTGGAAATGTGGCAGATAGAGCAAAGTTCAAAGTTCCTTCTCTTCGCAATGTAGAACGCACAAGCCCTTATATGCATGATGGGCGGTTTCGCACATTACAATCTGTACTAAATCACTATGTTTCGGGAGTTAAATATTCTCCAACATTAGACCCAGTGCTTACTCAAAATGAACAACCAGGTATCCTATTGACTGAAAGCGAAAAAAAGGAGATTATCGCTTTTCTTAAAACTCTCACAGATCCGACTTTTTTAGTTGATACTCGCTTTGTCGATCCATTAGGCACATCAGATCAGAAATAG
- a CDS encoding sensor histidine kinase encodes MGKEKDTFLNNNGKRILFTVFAFVLLYLVSYIIDPYASYWQNFFTRGWREVLEECLISTVFCFLISESSIRIGSELNKRISWTQYAGRRLIVETGLNLVTVLLINLIVNQLCSYISSEDTSVISPEISIEQTRGMLQWIMVSIMIAFMIMGINTGNYLIVNWKNEAIRSAELNQVAMEAELQSLKLQIDPHFVFNNLSVLSELILEDQQLGYEYAENFSRIYRYLLVNSKKDLISLDDELKFLNSYMFLIEHRVGEGVHFDIAVNTELRNLHMPPLTLQLLVENALKHNKTSKKDPLKIRLYNNDKQELIVENSFLPIEKPLDSSGIGIRNIIRRYNLLSVQEPRIVQDDASFKVILSLIKV; translated from the coding sequence ATGGGGAAAGAAAAAGATACATTTTTAAATAATAATGGAAAACGGATCCTGTTTACAGTATTTGCTTTTGTACTCCTCTATCTTGTTTCCTACATAATAGACCCTTATGCCTCTTACTGGCAGAATTTCTTTACCCGAGGTTGGCGAGAAGTTCTGGAAGAATGTCTGATCTCAACTGTGTTCTGCTTCCTGATTTCAGAATCCAGCATTCGTATTGGTAGTGAGTTGAATAAACGTATATCATGGACTCAGTATGCAGGTCGGCGCCTTATCGTTGAAACAGGACTGAACTTAGTTACTGTCTTACTCATCAATCTGATAGTCAATCAGCTTTGCTCTTACATAAGCAGTGAGGATACCTCAGTTATAAGTCCGGAAATATCTATTGAACAGACACGAGGTATGTTGCAATGGATAATGGTAAGCATCATGATCGCCTTTATGATTATGGGAATCAATACAGGTAACTACCTTATTGTAAACTGGAAAAATGAAGCTATACGGTCTGCTGAACTAAATCAGGTGGCAATGGAAGCTGAGCTACAATCATTAAAATTGCAGATCGATCCTCACTTTGTTTTTAATAATCTGAGTGTTCTTTCAGAGCTGATTCTGGAAGATCAACAGCTTGGATATGAGTATGCAGAAAACTTCTCGCGTATTTATCGGTACCTGTTAGTAAATTCCAAAAAAGACCTTATTTCGCTGGATGACGAATTAAAATTTCTGAATTCCTATATGTTTCTTATCGAACATCGGGTTGGAGAAGGGGTACATTTTGATATTGCAGTAAATACAGAACTCCGAAACCTGCATATGCCTCCCCTCACCTTACAGTTACTTGTTGAAAATGCATTAAAACACAATAAGACAAGCAAAAAAGATCCTCTAAAAATCAGGCTATACAACAACGACAAACAAGAACTGATTGTTGAAAACTCTTTTCTGCCTATTGAGAAGCCGCTGGATTCTTCAGGTATAGGTATCCGAAACATTATCCGACGATACAATCTCTTGTCAGTACAGGAACCAAGAATTGTACAAGACGATGCTTCCTTTAAAGTAATCCTATCACTGATAAAAGTATGA
- a CDS encoding LytTR family DNA-binding domain-containing protein has protein sequence MINTIVILEDEQPNAGRLKRLIKTIRPKAEIMAVLDSVGDSVAWFRENPQPDVVMMDIRLADGLSFEIFDKIKLSSPIIFTTAYDEYAVRAFKYNSIDYVLKPVEQEELQVAFEKLESLSEGSNQKSLEGLINFFQQREFRNRFLLPYKDGYKSVLVSDVAYFYSEAKLTRARLHNGTEEIVPQTLEDLEQQLNPKTFFRANRQFIVHIDAIYRIHNYFNGKLKVDIKNDPDTEILVSREKATQLKSWMDF, from the coding sequence ATGATCAACACCATCGTAATATTGGAGGATGAGCAACCCAACGCAGGTAGGCTAAAACGTTTAATTAAGACAATCAGGCCAAAGGCTGAGATAATGGCAGTTTTGGACAGTGTAGGAGATAGTGTAGCATGGTTTCGTGAAAATCCCCAGCCTGACGTGGTGATGATGGATATACGGTTGGCAGATGGGCTAAGCTTTGAGATATTTGATAAAATCAAGTTAAGCAGTCCGATCATATTTACCACTGCCTATGATGAATATGCCGTAAGAGCATTTAAGTACAACAGTATAGATTATGTGTTAAAACCTGTAGAACAAGAAGAACTACAGGTCGCTTTTGAGAAACTGGAGTCGCTTTCAGAAGGTAGTAATCAAAAGTCCCTGGAAGGATTAATTAATTTTTTTCAACAAAGAGAATTCAGAAACCGATTTCTGTTACCTTATAAAGATGGGTATAAGTCGGTTTTAGTAAGCGATGTAGCCTATTTTTATTCAGAGGCAAAACTAACCCGGGCCAGACTACACAATGGAACAGAAGAGATAGTCCCGCAAACACTGGAAGATCTGGAACAACAACTCAATCCCAAGACTTTTTTCAGAGCCAACAGACAATTTATTGTTCATATAGATGCCATTTACAGGATACATAATTACTTCAATGGCAAACTCAAAGTGGATATCAAAAATGATCCGGACACAGAAATTCTTGTAAGTAGAGAAAAAGCAACTCAGCTAAAAAGCTGGATGGATTTTTAG
- a CDS encoding DUF7133 domain-containing protein, producing the protein MLKFTLPFFTIALLLSGTLTETPSSQPVKLSLQVQDPNVQRGDSLLNTSTWPADLNVTLFTGPDITPSPACLAVAPTGEVYVGVDKMGSLGKEPGKGSIVKLTDTNNDGKVDQRSVFAQVDNPRGILIQGDQVFVLHTVFSKETKVATGMDLVVFEDKNQDGVADGPSKPVIQHISNPTFLQNRGTDHATNGIRMGIDGWIYIAVGDFGFHNATDRTGKQLTMLGGGIARVRPDGSEFEIYTHGTRNIYDVAIDPYMNTFTRDNTNDGGGWNIRFSHHIQSGEYGYPTLFKHFTDEIIPALIDVGGGSGTGALYMDDPSWPEKYNHVPMMADWGRSQLYIHRLTPDAASFIQKEEEFIKIPQITDVDIDASGRVYLSAWDGAGYSGSPSKGFVTRVIPKNWSYKPFLDIKKASFKELSSLLASGSGVARLAAQQELIARSAKKASSIAWKIASNNKLPLDSRVAGIYTYAQASGAGGIANLVKLTFDKEVVEFALRALADRQPILAQVPAEPFLAGLNASNPRIQLASIIGLGRLNKPEAAQSLLKVKVPASFVAPALNTEGPHATPNSAIVPAHLAVRSLVNLHAVDACVNAIGSDNSTLALWALRYMHDPKAVAGLIAAYNRTSDVTLKKNILITLGRLYKKEAPYDGSWWWSTRPDTHGPYYKAIDWEGSGTIKKVLMEEWNKTSDKQFFTDLNSRLRLEIPEFGVEEVAVAKEEVKVDLEKIKNKKGQIGESSIEDVMLALAKIEGNASLGKTLFTQQGCIACHSLSKSETMKGPFMGQIGSIMNREQIAESILKPNASISQGFATVFITAKGNKSYTGFVTEESSTRLVLRDIAGQVYTLKTADILSRKEMETSMMPPGLANALSYEEFASLVTFLSQQKK; encoded by the coding sequence ATGCTAAAGTTTACATTACCCTTTTTTACTATTGCTTTATTACTTTCCGGCACACTTACTGAAACACCTTCTTCTCAACCAGTAAAGTTATCCTTACAAGTCCAAGACCCAAATGTACAGAGAGGAGATTCCTTACTAAATACATCTACCTGGCCTGCGGATCTGAATGTTACCCTTTTTACCGGGCCGGATATTACTCCTAGTCCTGCTTGCCTGGCAGTGGCTCCAACCGGAGAGGTCTATGTAGGAGTTGATAAAATGGGTTCACTGGGCAAGGAACCAGGTAAAGGCAGTATCGTAAAGTTAACAGATACCAACAATGATGGAAAAGTAGATCAGCGTTCTGTTTTTGCTCAAGTTGACAATCCGCGAGGCATTCTCATTCAGGGAGATCAGGTATTTGTGCTTCATACGGTATTTTCAAAAGAAACTAAGGTAGCTACAGGTATGGATCTGGTGGTTTTTGAAGATAAAAATCAGGATGGGGTAGCAGATGGCCCTTCTAAACCAGTTATCCAACACATCAGTAATCCTACATTCTTGCAAAATCGGGGAACAGATCATGCTACCAATGGTATCCGTATGGGTATTGATGGCTGGATTTATATTGCTGTAGGGGACTTTGGTTTTCATAATGCGACTGACCGAACTGGAAAGCAACTGACTATGCTTGGAGGTGGAATTGCTCGGGTACGGCCTGATGGTTCTGAATTTGAAATATATACCCATGGTACCCGAAATATATATGATGTGGCAATTGACCCCTACATGAATACATTCACCCGGGACAATACCAATGACGGAGGGGGTTGGAATATTCGGTTTAGTCACCATATTCAATCCGGAGAGTATGGGTATCCGACTCTTTTCAAACATTTTACAGATGAAATTATTCCTGCTTTGATTGATGTAGGAGGAGGTTCAGGTACGGGAGCTTTGTATATGGATGATCCTTCCTGGCCAGAAAAATACAACCACGTGCCTATGATGGCCGACTGGGGAAGAAGCCAGCTCTATATTCACAGACTTACACCAGATGCAGCCAGTTTTATACAAAAAGAAGAAGAATTTATAAAGATTCCTCAGATTACTGATGTTGATATAGATGCCTCTGGTAGGGTATATCTTTCTGCCTGGGATGGTGCCGGGTATTCGGGTAGTCCTTCCAAAGGTTTTGTTACCAGAGTTATTCCAAAAAATTGGAGTTATAAGCCTTTTCTAGATATCAAAAAAGCGTCTTTCAAAGAACTATCTTCTTTGCTTGCCTCTGGTAGTGGTGTAGCACGCCTGGCTGCACAACAGGAGCTAATTGCCCGCTCAGCAAAAAAGGCTTCATCCATTGCATGGAAAATCGCTTCAAACAATAAACTTCCATTGGATAGCCGGGTGGCAGGGATTTATACCTATGCACAGGCAAGTGGAGCAGGAGGAATTGCTAATCTGGTAAAACTTACCTTCGACAAAGAGGTTGTAGAATTTGCGTTACGGGCCTTGGCTGACCGCCAGCCTATTCTCGCTCAGGTACCTGCTGAGCCATTTCTGGCTGGACTAAATGCTTCTAACCCTCGCATACAGCTGGCTTCTATTATTGGATTAGGCCGTTTAAATAAACCAGAAGCAGCACAGTCTTTACTAAAAGTAAAAGTTCCTGCTTCTTTTGTTGCTCCTGCATTAAACACGGAGGGTCCACATGCAACTCCTAACTCTGCTATCGTTCCTGCTCATTTGGCGGTACGTTCGTTGGTAAATCTGCATGCTGTAGATGCCTGTGTTAATGCTATTGGGTCTGACAATTCAACCCTTGCCTTATGGGCGTTGCGTTATATGCATGATCCAAAGGCCGTTGCGGGTTTGATCGCCGCTTATAACCGTACCTCTGATGTTACACTGAAAAAAAATATATTGATTACATTGGGCCGTCTTTATAAGAAAGAAGCTCCTTATGATGGTTCCTGGTGGTGGAGCACACGTCCGGATACACATGGCCCTTACTACAAAGCCATTGACTGGGAAGGATCTGGAACGATCAAAAAGGTATTAATGGAAGAATGGAACAAAACCAGTGACAAACAATTTTTTACAGATCTAAACAGCCGTCTTCGACTTGAAATTCCTGAATTTGGTGTAGAAGAAGTAGCAGTTGCCAAGGAAGAGGTAAAAGTAGACCTGGAAAAGATTAAGAATAAGAAAGGGCAGATTGGTGAATCATCTATTGAAGATGTGATGCTTGCTTTGGCGAAGATAGAAGGAAATGCTTCCTTAGGTAAAACGCTGTTTACTCAACAGGGCTGTATCGCCTGCCATAGTCTGAGCAAAAGTGAAACTATGAAAGGTCCTTTTATGGGGCAAATTGGCTCAATTATGAATCGGGAACAAATTGCAGAATCTATACTCAAACCCAATGCATCTATTTCACAAGGCTTTGCTACTGTCTTTATTACTGCCAAGGGCAATAAGAGTTATACCGGATTTGTGACTGAAGAATCGTCTACACGACTTGTATTACGTGATATTGCAGGACAGGTATATACCCTAAAAACAGCTGATATTCTAAGTCGCAAGGAAATGGAAACTTCTATGATGCCTCCAGGGTTAGCCAATGCTTTATCCTATGAGGAATTTGCATCTCTTGTGACCTTCCTTTCCCAACAGAAGAAGTAA